aatcattgggtaagtacctTTAATCATTTCCCAACTacatttcatgattatatatatgatttaacatcaaattcatgagaatctaaagggaaatttggggaaaattgtaaaatctttcaaaaatgcaaaatgatgatttgaagaacaaattggtattggaacttgataattttagtatggttgaattcataccggaatgggtgtttgggttttgtaaattttatcgggtttcgaggtgcgggctcggggagttgacttttattgactttttagaatttgaataaaaatcacacctttattaattgaagttgttttcccttgcattgtgtgatgtgttTAAGTCGTCTTTGACTAGATTGGGCCAAGCGGAGGTGAAttggtaaaggaaaagctaaattgagtattgaatTAGCCGAATTGATGTAAGTGTTTTGCCTAAgtttgttgagggaatttttcctcctatttatcattgtttgccacatgcgggggtgatacatatatgaggtgacgagcgtatatgtatgtgccagggttaatcatgctcggggggTGGACTATGTTACATTTATGGTTGTAGAATTTTGTGATCTCCTACTTCATGCCTTACTTTACTCTTAGAAACTAAGAACATAATATAAAATGATAGAAAACAAGACTTAaattattataacttgatcaaatttgatggaaattctgagaatacattggtgtgtttaattcggtcatcaatatgcataatcattaatataTTGCTACgaccgatattcttgagatactagattctatacttgtgttgtagatcatttgtgaaatttgttggaatacttgaataaaaaggttcttgtgggtttattgaactattgttggcttggaaagttgtgattggaatttatttgaaatattcgtttaaacactccccttgacgttatttatgcttcctgccttgtttgtcattgatatacatatgcttggtaaggaagagtgtaaagcacgaagggtgatgccgtgcctttgtttatgcattatcatgtgagggagagtgaaaagtacgaagggtgatgccgtaccctattattgagagtaaaagcacgaagggtgatgtcgtgccatattattgagagtaaaagcacaaagggtgatgccatgccatatcattgtgagtaaaagcacgaagggtgatgtcgtgccatgttatgtgagtaaaagcacgaagggtgatgccatgccattgtattgatattattacgctttcatgttatggtgagttcatggcatgaagggtgtttccgtgcaagtgaggacgagagacatgcattatgttgtgatatctctTTCTTGCAGATATTTTTATGTCTTTACCTGGAGTTGTTGTTATCGTGTTCATGGTTCTTATGTGATATGTTGTTACTGTTCTGTCTTATCCTCTATCACCTTTGTTGTCGTGTTACCATGCCTTCTATTTACTTAAACTTGGCAATATCATGCTTACTTCCTGCTGTTATGATTGCATCCATGTCATCTGTTTTGTTGCACTTAAGTGTAGGTCTTCTTCCATACTAGTCGTTCATGTCCGTACTTGCTAatttataaagatcatgtgttcgCTTCCTTATTTGCCATATCTATTTTCATGCCTTCACCTTGTtagttagttgaagttacatCCCTTTTTCCTAATCGTTGTTATTACCTCAATGTTTTCTGTTCAGTCTGTTACTGATGTTCTCATGTACACTCTCGTTCTCCATAGCTAATTGAATATTTCCTACACAATTATTTCTATTATCGGCATTCCTGTCATTTGGTTGGTACTGTTTTACGcataattggtgaggatgagataaatgcacgaagggtgttgccgtgccgttggatttgatgtcttgaatatatttctcacattatgaaagttttgaggtgactgttgtgatttattggctttcgctctaaggaaaggattgggtGAGATATTGATACCTGTTGAATTGTGTTTTCTTCTAGTACTCCGTTATTGCTTTGTATATTCGTTTCGTGTGCTCTATTCTGTTGTACTATAGTATAGTTCTATTATTGGTTTATATTATAGATTTTATCAGTGAGCATCTTTTAaccaaagcctcgtcactacttcgacgaggttaggcaagatacttactcagtacatggggtcggttgtactgatactacacttctgtacattgtATGCAaatattggctgttgttgttgctatgctcgatgatgccggaattgaagatgtacctgtgtttctgttgtagctgcctcttgttcatggtagccttagatttataaaaactctgtttatgtacttttcaaacagaagatgtatttacttcatatcagctttgtaaattctattcttagaagctcatgattcgtactaccagtccttggggatgtataagattcagaCAATTCctttgtttaatttttttattaagtTAATGAAAATGGATAatcgttaattggcttacctagcgggttgggttaggtgccatcacgactagtagattttgggtcgtgacaggaagtTGGTTCGCGTCGACCGTAGTATTGATTTGCCACAGCCTTTGACATGATTGCGCCACGAAGTTCGGTAGATGGAATAGATTACTATATATAagtttagaaaatattttaaaaatacttGTTTCTTTTAAGAGAAATGTCGTCGTTCCAAATTATGACATGATACCAAAGGTTCTCTACACGCGAATCGTATCCCTTTGAAAACTTCGTCATGTTGTTGTCGATCTTCCATGGTGTCTCTGACAACGCGGCTAATGGTTGTTGTGACTGCAACCTAATTAAAGCTAATGCATTACAGAGGTTTCCTAAGGTTATGACTGAACCCTtttaggttgcctacgtatccaaaatggaatcaggtctgaacgtaGTTTGTGGGATAATGATGAAATGTGATGAAACGATcgagcctgactcaggcagcctacgtatccaaaatggAATCAAGTCAAAACATAGTTCGATTACAacagatgcaaaatgatgagattaagaaatgaaaatggccgagtctgactcagacaGCCTACGTATCTAAGtggaatcaggccagaacgtAGTTCAAATTACAAAAGACGattgaatccgatgaggattgcctacgtatgcCTTTCTGACAAAATCAAGTCGGCATAATTCTTGAACAACATACAAAAATGGCATTTGGgttttctattacaagagaaaGGGGGAGAGAAATcgaaccctacgtgggttgcctacgtatccctctgTGAGAAACCAGGTTGAACGTAGTTCTATAACATCAAAATCCTAACTCTATTTGTCTTCGGGCATAATATCTCTTGATCGGATCCGAGTTGATCGGCTTCGTGCTgactcttccatccatttctACTAAGATTAGAGGTCCACTAGACAGTGCTCTATGGACCACGAAAGGACCTTGCCAGTTCGGTGCGAACTTAACTTTAGCGTTTTCTTGATGAGGAAAGATTTTCTTCAGAACCAACTCCCCGGTATGAATTGGTGAGGCTTCACTCTCTTGTTAAATGCACTAGCCATCCTGTTCTGGTGTAACTGTCAATGACATACTGCATCCATTCTTTTCAATGAGCATGAGCTGCTCTTGCCTGACCCGTATCCACTTTGtgtcatccaatttttcttcttgaAAGACTTTTAAGAACGGTATTTCGGCTTCTATGGGTATCACTGCTTCAGTTTcgtataccaacatgtatggcgTTGCCCCAATAGATGTTCTCATGATAGTCCGGTAACCTAATAGAGCAAAAGGTAACTTCTCATGCCATTgtctgtgattgtccactatctttcgcaGAATCCTCTTCATATTCTTGTTAGCTGCCTCGACTGccccattcatttgtggtctgTAGGCTGTGGAATTGCGGTGGACGATTCTGAACTTCTCGCAGATTTCCCTCATGAGGTCGCTATTAAGATTAGCGGCATTGTTAGTAATGATAGACTCCGGTATCCCAAATCTAAAAACGATGTTATTCCTGACAAAATCCgccactaccttctttgtgacgGCCTTGTAAGTAGATGCCTTGAACCATTTAGTGAAATACTCAATGGATACCAAAATGAAACGATGTCCGTTTGATGCTGCAGGCTCTATGGGTCCTATCACGTTCATGCCCCAAGCGGCGAAAGGCCAGGGCGAACCCATTACATTTAACTTATTTGGTTGAACCCGGATGAAATCTCCGtgaatctggcactggtgacacttctgcacatagCGGATGTTGTcactttccatagtcatccaaaagtatccagctctcaaaatcttcttggctaaCGTGAACCTGTTCATGTGGGGTTCGCACGTccctgcatgtatttcttccaatAGTCTGGTTGCTTCGGCGGCATCTACACATCTCAGCAAACCTAAGTCTGGGGTCCTCCTGTACAAGACTTCCCCGTTGAGGAAAAAGTGGTTTTCCAACCTCTTGAGGGCTCgcttttgaccattagtagcattTTTAGGTACTCCTGGGTTGCAAGGAACTTCTTGATGTCATGATACCAAGGTCTACCATATAGTTATTCATCCACATGGAAGTAATAGGCATATTGATCCTTGATTTCTATCTCGATGGGATCAATgtagttcttgtctggatgctgaATCATGGATGAAAACATTTCAAAGGCGTCGGCGAACTCATTCTGAATTCTGGGGACATGCCtgaactctatcttcgtgaacttCTTGCACAGCTCCTTCACGCAATACAGGTACGGTagtatcttgacattcttggttGACCATTCTCCTTGTACTTGGTGGATCAACAAATCGGACTCTCCTATGACCAAAAGCtctttgatgttcatgtcgaTTGCCATTCTGATTCCAAGGATGCATGCCTCATATTCAGCTATATTATTGGTACACAggaatcttatctttgccgaTGCTGGATAGTGTTGTCCAGATTCTGAAATCAAGACTGCCCTAATCccgactcctttgaagtttgctgctctaTCGAAAAACATCCTCCATCCAAGGTACGATT
The DNA window shown above is from Nicotiana tomentosiformis chromosome 8, ASM39032v3, whole genome shotgun sequence and carries:
- the LOC138897518 gene encoding uncharacterized protein translates to MLTGKLAKWKILLSEFDIVYITHKAIKGQTLADHLAENPVDGDYEPLTTYFPDEEVLFAGEDIVESYLGWRMFFDRAANFKGVGIRAVLISESGQHYPASAKIRFLCTNNIAEYEACILGIRMAIDMNIKELLVIGESDLLIHQVQGEWSTKNVKILPYLYCVKELCKKFTKIEFRHVPRIQNEFADAFEMFSSMIQHPDKNYIDPIEIEIKDQYAYYFHVDE